Proteins encoded within one genomic window of Chitinophaga parva:
- a CDS encoding RNA polymerase sigma-70 factor, which produces MLSLTAFETIFKTHHAHCLAFAAQYTGSRYEAEEVVQQVFLNIWEKRDNIEISGSEKSYLFTAIRNVAISRWRKQSAQATREAAFGQLQPMVTDAVLPGKELEASLYKALEKLPERCREVFILSRQQQLKYAEIADVMGIAIKTVENQMGKALKILHNELRDYLPAERSGTVPQRPERGERPED; this is translated from the coding sequence ATGTTATCGCTTACTGCTTTCGAAACCATCTTTAAAACACACCATGCACATTGCCTGGCCTTTGCCGCCCAATATACAGGGAGCCGGTACGAGGCGGAAGAGGTAGTGCAGCAGGTGTTTTTAAACATTTGGGAGAAGCGGGATAACATCGAGATCTCAGGTTCCGAGAAATCCTATCTTTTTACCGCTATACGCAACGTAGCCATATCCCGCTGGCGCAAGCAAAGCGCGCAGGCCACCCGTGAAGCCGCCTTTGGCCAGCTGCAACCCATGGTCACTGATGCGGTGCTGCCCGGTAAAGAACTGGAAGCTTCCCTGTACAAAGCCCTGGAAAAGCTGCCCGAGCGCTGCCGTGAAGTGTTTATCCTGAGCCGCCAGCAGCAACTCAAATACGCTGAAATTGCCGATGTCATGGGCATTGCCATCAAAACCGTGGAAAACCAGATGGGCAAAGCGCTTAAAATTTTGCACAACGAACTGCGGGACTACCTGCCTGCCGAACGCTCCGGTACCGTACCGCAGCGGCCGGAAAGGGGGGAGCGCCCGGAGGATTAA
- a CDS encoding FecR family protein has translation MGYQDIPYDLLAEYLLETASPETDRRVAEWLAADPAHAAVLKSLEALLRPLPVEAVTVADTDAAWSRLSAAISQTSSESKHTASVVPMTPRRQSFRWQWAAMIAVVLGSGIWLARALHTGPISGPRLTKLKDGSQVQLDSSASLEVTADDIKQGRNVHFQGKGSFNVVKRPEPFIVRLGKMELHSVSSHFVVDYEPQVAGLRVHVRNGQVMVVDRDNNDSVMLSDGMLLAYNTLTDKYRVGEHVADMDHRKLVFKDIPLSSVLSTVETMYDIQVAVKDSSRLNTPVTATFTDETVDNVMESVSTMTNTQLEKVDGQSYRIK, from the coding sequence ATGGGTTACCAAGACATACCGTACGATCTGCTGGCCGAGTACCTGCTGGAAACAGCAAGCCCGGAAACAGACCGTCGCGTAGCCGAATGGCTGGCCGCAGACCCGGCACACGCGGCCGTGCTAAAATCCCTGGAAGCCCTCCTGCGCCCACTCCCGGTGGAAGCAGTGACCGTAGCCGATACCGATGCTGCCTGGAGCCGTCTCTCTGCAGCCATTTCCCAAACATCTTCTGAATCAAAACATACTGCTTCTGTTGTACCCATGACGCCCCGCCGCCAGTCATTCCGCTGGCAGTGGGCTGCGATGATAGCCGTGGTGCTGGGTTCCGGCATCTGGCTGGCCCGCGCGCTGCACACCGGTCCTATTTCCGGCCCCCGTCTTACCAAGCTGAAAGACGGCAGCCAGGTACAGCTCGATTCCAGTGCCTCCCTGGAGGTTACCGCCGATGATATTAAACAGGGCCGTAACGTACATTTCCAGGGTAAAGGATCGTTCAACGTGGTGAAACGCCCCGAGCCCTTCATTGTGCGCCTGGGTAAAATGGAACTGCATTCTGTAAGCTCCCACTTCGTGGTGGATTATGAGCCCCAGGTAGCCGGCCTTCGCGTGCATGTGCGCAACGGGCAGGTGATGGTAGTAGACCGCGATAATAACGACAGCGTAATGCTCTCCGATGGCATGCTGCTGGCGTACAATACCCTGACCGACAAATACCGTGTAGGCGAGCACGTGGCCGATATGGACCACCGCAAACTGGTATTTAAAGATATTCCCTTATCATCCGTACTGAGCACCGTAGAAACCATGTATGACATACAGGTGGCCGTGAAGGACTCTTCCCGCCTGAATACACCGGTTACGGCAACATTCACAGATGAAACCGTGGATAATGTAATGGAATCCGTATCTACCATGACCAACACCCAGTTGGAAAAGGTAGATGGACAATCCTACCGGATCAAATAA
- a CDS encoding Crp/Fnr family transcriptional regulator, translating to MTTEPSHIAQLEAFFEGRLGPKEKAELATRFTARQVKRRGFLLHQGEVCRHFSFVVSGCFKMYATDPGGKEHNLEFGAENDWLCDLGGFYAKKPSDVYIEAIEAATVLQIARPDLIYLYGHYPRFNTGFRVITERKYIELQNRLLQTISATAEERYQLFLQQYPHLVRRLPNTQIASYLGITPEFLSKIRKDLSRA from the coding sequence TTGACAACCGAACCTTCGCATATTGCACAACTGGAAGCCTTCTTTGAGGGCCGCCTGGGGCCAAAGGAAAAAGCGGAACTGGCAACGCGCTTTACTGCCCGCCAGGTAAAACGCCGTGGCTTCCTTCTTCACCAGGGGGAGGTGTGCCGGCATTTTAGCTTTGTAGTGTCCGGGTGCTTTAAAATGTATGCCACAGACCCTGGCGGCAAGGAACATAACCTGGAGTTTGGCGCAGAAAATGACTGGTTGTGCGACCTGGGTGGCTTCTATGCCAAAAAGCCCTCCGATGTGTACATAGAAGCCATAGAAGCCGCCACGGTACTGCAAATAGCCCGTCCGGACCTCATTTACCTTTACGGCCATTACCCCAGGTTTAACACCGGCTTCCGGGTGATCACGGAGCGCAAATACATTGAACTGCAAAACCGCCTGCTACAAACCATCAGCGCTACCGCAGAAGAACGGTACCAGCTGTTCCTGCAGCAATATCCCCACCTGGTGAGGCGCCTGCCCAATACCCAGATTGCTTCTTACCTGGGCATTACCCCCGAATTCCTGAGCAAGATCCGGAAAGACCTTTCCCGGGCTTAA
- a CDS encoding MDR/zinc-dependent alcohol dehydrogenase-like family protein: protein MKASMQAAVIAGQDLVIADVERPEEPAPGHVIIKMTASAINNGDKFFLYRPPLPGATRSLYNIRGVSGAGRVIATGEGVPARYQDRQVTLYRQLHYSEYAVGTWSAYVQVPYLDCAILPENAAAEDYAGSLVNIITPYAFLRQAMQEGHKAVIITAGNAATGRAMIGICNALHFPYITLVRNAAGKAALAPLDAQHVLVQDDADFAAQFTSLAAAMQATAVFEGVGGQLLNVLIPLLPYGTVVYSYGYLGDTEPLTVAMSMLALKFISIRPFSNFLTDTVKDPVQLGNALEAISRIIGQPHFKTRLGGRFTLEEIHGALAFKGTNGEKAVLVYP from the coding sequence ATGAAAGCAAGTATGCAGGCAGCAGTAATAGCAGGCCAGGACCTGGTAATAGCTGACGTGGAAAGACCGGAAGAACCGGCTCCCGGCCACGTGATCATTAAAATGACGGCATCTGCCATCAACAACGGAGATAAATTTTTCCTTTACCGCCCCCCGCTGCCAGGGGCCACACGGAGTTTGTACAACATACGCGGTGTGTCCGGCGCAGGGCGGGTGATAGCAACGGGTGAAGGCGTGCCCGCCCGCTACCAGGACCGGCAGGTAACGTTGTACCGGCAGCTGCATTACAGCGAATACGCGGTGGGCACATGGTCGGCATATGTGCAGGTGCCCTACCTGGACTGTGCCATCCTGCCGGAAAACGCGGCGGCCGAAGATTACGCGGGCTCCCTGGTAAACATCATTACCCCATACGCCTTTCTCCGGCAGGCAATGCAGGAAGGGCACAAGGCCGTTATTATCACGGCGGGCAATGCTGCTACAGGCCGCGCCATGATCGGCATTTGCAATGCCCTGCATTTCCCTTATATCACCCTTGTGCGGAATGCCGCGGGCAAGGCGGCCCTGGCGCCCCTGGACGCACAGCATGTACTGGTGCAGGATGATGCGGATTTTGCAGCACAATTTACCAGCCTGGCCGCTGCAATGCAGGCTACGGCCGTGTTTGAAGGCGTGGGCGGGCAGCTGCTGAATGTACTGATCCCTTTGCTGCCCTACGGCACTGTGGTGTATTCTTATGGCTACCTGGGCGACACAGAACCCCTCACCGTGGCCATGAGCATGCTGGCACTGAAGTTTATCAGCATCCGGCCATTTTCCAACTTCCTGACAGATACGGTAAAAGACCCCGTACAACTCGGCAATGCGCTGGAAGCCATCAGCAGGATCATAGGGCAGCCTCACTTCAAAACCAGGCTGGGTGGGCGTTTTACACTGGAGGAGATCCATGGAGCCCTTGCATTTAAAGGAACGAACGGAGAAAAGGCGGTACTGGTGTACCCGTAG
- a CDS encoding sulfite exporter TauE/SafE family protein produces the protein METAIEKDALTGTPGAPGAGSTSAVANGAPAVDAATVSHNPTANGMASATDTATESVTGPVIIPGPPPAVKKRIRLAWFILLGVAVIAGVLAWFNVEGFRDEVENIQPQFYYFLAAGFVFAMIDGAIGMSYGVTSIAFSQFMGISQAAASTGVHLSEILSNGIAGWMHWRMHNINKRLFVLLVVPGSIGAVTGAYILSNLEHYSMYMKPFVSAYTLFLGVLILTKSFNIRRKKRLKKIRQVRLLGLGGGFIDAVGGGGWGSIVLSALIAGGRNPRTALGTVKASRFFIAILSSATFILALNKSIPWSAVMGLVIGSAVASPIAARVSNRISAKTIMVAVGIIVILVSLWSIYNAMKKLAGVH, from the coding sequence ATGGAAACAGCCATCGAAAAGGACGCATTGACCGGCACCCCCGGCGCACCCGGTGCAGGCAGCACTTCCGCAGTTGCCAATGGAGCACCGGCGGTAGATGCAGCAACTGTTTCCCATAATCCCACCGCTAACGGAATGGCTTCAGCAACAGATACTGCAACAGAAAGTGTAACAGGCCCGGTGATCATACCGGGGCCACCGCCCGCCGTGAAGAAACGCATCCGCCTGGCATGGTTCATCCTCCTGGGCGTGGCCGTGATAGCCGGTGTGCTGGCCTGGTTCAATGTAGAAGGGTTCCGTGATGAGGTAGAAAATATCCAGCCGCAATTTTATTATTTCCTGGCAGCGGGTTTTGTATTTGCAATGATAGACGGGGCTATTGGCATGTCTTACGGGGTTACTTCCATTGCTTTTTCGCAGTTTATGGGTATCAGCCAGGCAGCCGCCAGTACGGGCGTGCACCTGTCAGAGATCCTGAGCAATGGGATAGCCGGCTGGATGCACTGGCGCATGCATAACATTAACAAGCGCCTGTTTGTGCTGCTGGTGGTCCCTGGTAGCATAGGCGCGGTAACCGGGGCCTATATCCTTTCTAACCTGGAACATTACAGCATGTACATGAAGCCTTTCGTGTCGGCATATACCTTGTTCCTCGGTGTGCTGATCCTCACTAAATCTTTTAACATCCGGCGTAAGAAACGGCTCAAGAAGATCCGGCAGGTAAGGCTGTTGGGCCTGGGCGGCGGTTTTATAGACGCCGTAGGTGGTGGGGGATGGGGCTCCATCGTACTTTCTGCCCTGATAGCAGGAGGGCGCAATCCCCGTACGGCGCTTGGCACCGTGAAGGCCAGCCGTTTTTTCATCGCCATTCTCTCCTCTGCCACTTTTATCCTGGCGCTGAATAAAAGCATTCCCTGGAGCGCCGTCATGGGCCTGGTCATAGGCAGCGCAGTAGCATCGCCCATTGCAGCGCGCGTGTCTAACAGGATCTCTGCAAAGACCATCATGGTAGCGGTGGGCATCATTGTGATCCTGGTGAGCCTCTGGAGCATTTACAACGCTATGAAGAAACTGGCGGGCGTGCACTGA
- a CDS encoding arginase family protein — translation MAPIRTFIAAPSNLGLKPPAPGVAPGVRHLPEHLQQFSFASRAGAVQTIYLEPPTYHGDIDPETRMRNADAIRGYSIVLAEQVQDTVRAGRQAIVLGGDCSILLGCMLGLRSQGNYGLFFLDGHTDYMWPEHSATGGVAGMDLALVTGNGHEKLTDIHHCRPYVPEQQVFCCGNRVPDESYVQLIRQSQINYYDLDALRRFGLPATAVQFLQLVETRGLDGFWVHLDVDVLHNDLMPCVDSPQPGGLSYAELRSVLLPLLSAPACKGIDITILDPTLDPDGRYASVFVDHLTGILQDAATAVL, via the coding sequence TTGGCACCCATCCGCACGTTCATTGCTGCTCCCAGTAACCTGGGCCTGAAACCACCTGCACCCGGCGTAGCGCCCGGGGTGCGTCACCTGCCGGAACACCTGCAGCAGTTTTCCTTTGCCAGCCGGGCCGGCGCGGTGCAAACCATTTACCTGGAACCACCCACCTACCATGGCGATATAGATCCTGAAACGCGCATGCGCAATGCAGACGCCATCCGTGGTTACAGCATCGTGCTGGCAGAGCAGGTGCAGGACACCGTGCGTGCCGGGCGACAGGCCATTGTGTTGGGCGGGGATTGCAGCATCCTGCTGGGATGTATGCTGGGGTTGCGCTCCCAGGGTAACTATGGCCTCTTTTTCCTGGATGGCCACACGGACTATATGTGGCCGGAACACTCTGCCACTGGCGGGGTAGCGGGCATGGACCTGGCCCTGGTGACGGGCAATGGGCATGAGAAGCTAACAGACATTCACCATTGCAGGCCTTATGTGCCGGAGCAGCAGGTGTTTTGCTGCGGCAACCGGGTGCCGGATGAAAGTTATGTACAGCTTATCCGCCAGAGCCAGATCAATTATTACGACCTGGATGCGCTGCGCCGGTTTGGGCTCCCTGCTACCGCAGTACAGTTTCTCCAATTGGTGGAAACCCGCGGCCTGGATGGCTTCTGGGTGCACCTGGATGTGGATGTGCTGCACAATGACCTGATGCCTTGTGTGGACTCCCCACAACCCGGCGGCCTGTCGTATGCGGAACTGCGGTCGGTGTTGTTACCTTTATTGTCCGCACCGGCCTGTAAGGGTATAGACATTACCATCCTGGATCCTACGCTGGACCCTGATGGGCGCTATGCATCGGTGTTTGTGGACCACCTGACAGGCATTCTGCAGGACGCTGCCACCGCGGTGCTGTAA
- a CDS encoding LacI family DNA-binding transcriptional regulator: MDDVNIKKLAKDLNLSTSTISRAFRGNSDISQATKERILAKAKELNYQPNLYASNLREKKSKTIAVIMPELANNFFSQAVKGIERVARDNGYHTLLYVTDDDYQKEVGIIDDLSNGRVDGIIMSASGEANDHAYLGKLKKKKIPLVFFDRVYDDVDVAKVTTDDYTSSFEATRHLVEAGCKKIAFLVINKSLSIGKMRMQGYVDALKEAGIPFQPDWVIDCSNDREESIDIITKVLDTLRPDGLFAAVERLAMASYYACHQLGVKIPEQVKVISYSSLEIAPLLNPSLTTITQPAGDMGTEAARLLFKTLDAAEPAQVQDHLVLHSRIIQRRSTEKS; the protein is encoded by the coding sequence ATGGATGATGTCAATATAAAAAAGCTTGCCAAAGACCTGAACCTGTCAACTTCCACTATTTCCAGGGCTTTCCGGGGTAATAGCGATATTAGCCAGGCCACCAAGGAACGCATCCTGGCCAAGGCCAAGGAACTTAATTATCAGCCAAACCTCTACGCCAGCAACCTGCGGGAAAAGAAAAGCAAGACCATTGCAGTAATCATGCCGGAACTGGCCAATAACTTTTTCTCCCAGGCAGTAAAAGGCATTGAACGTGTGGCGCGCGACAATGGCTATCATACCTTATTGTACGTAACGGACGATGATTACCAGAAAGAAGTGGGCATTATCGACGACCTGTCCAACGGGCGGGTGGATGGCATTATTATGTCTGCCTCCGGGGAGGCCAACGACCACGCTTACCTGGGCAAGCTTAAAAAGAAAAAGATCCCCCTGGTATTTTTTGATCGCGTGTACGATGACGTAGACGTGGCCAAAGTGACGACAGACGATTATACCAGTAGTTTTGAAGCTACCCGGCACCTGGTGGAAGCCGGTTGTAAAAAGATCGCTTTTTTGGTGATCAATAAGAGTCTCTCTATTGGCAAAATGCGCATGCAAGGCTACGTGGATGCGCTGAAAGAAGCCGGCATTCCTTTCCAGCCAGACTGGGTGATAGATTGCAGCAATGACCGCGAGGAAAGCATTGACATCATTACCAAAGTACTGGATACGCTGCGGCCGGACGGATTATTTGCGGCGGTGGAGCGCCTGGCCATGGCGTCTTACTATGCCTGTCACCAGCTGGGAGTAAAGATCCCGGAGCAGGTGAAAGTGATCAGTTATTCCAGCCTGGAAATAGCGCCTTTGCTGAACCCGTCTCTCACTACGATCACGCAGCCCGCCGGCGATATGGGTACCGAGGCAGCCCGCCTGCTGTTCAAGACGCTGGATGCAGCGGAGCCGGCACAGGTGCAGGATCATTTAGTATTGCATTCCCGGATTATACAACGCAGATCTACGGAAAAAAGTTGA
- a CDS encoding SusC/RagA family TonB-linked outer membrane protein, with amino-acid sequence MKRSILFKHGWLLCFMLMSLFTYAQSGSISGRVTDDTGQPLPGATIVVAGTMKNTQTDGTGSYKLSGLAVGNFTLEVHYIGYHTLQQPVTVTGGAQTLDLKMQTDQQGLNEVVVIGYGAAKKSDVTGSITTISTKDFNKGTVTTPDQLIVGKVAGVVLTSNGGAPGAGSTIRIRGGASLNASNDPLIVVDGVPIDNNQIVGASNILSFINPNDIESFNILKDASATAIFGSRASNGVILITTKKGIASKKLNVNFNTVNSLSVKEGEVKVLSADQFRTAIKAHNPNQAYLLGDANTNWQDEIYQNAFATDNNLSLSGGIKNLPYRLALGYTNQNGILRTSNLDRQSVTLNLNPKFLDNHLSVDVSFKGATQKTRFADQGAVNAAVTFDPTQPVYKAGSPFGGYFEWVDTSAASGISSLATRNPVSMLELQHNQARVNRAIGNVKLDYSMHFLPELHAVLNLGADYSESKGTNTYPAYAGNAVINGGQYIAYSQAKQNQLLDFYFNYVKDLKGIRSHIDATAGYSYQDFWLSQPGYPTLNAKGDTVSTTPQPVKTQNTLLSYFGRVTYSYNDKYLLTGTVRRDGSSRFRQHWGTFPSVAFAWRIAQEGFLKDSKVLSDLKLRLGYGITGQQDILGNDYPSLPVYTPGDNTAAYQFGKDFITTLRPEGYDANIKWEQTTTYNAGLDFGFLNGRIAGAIDYYTKKTSDLISQVTVASGSNLTNQIYTNVGNITTKGLEFTVNAGVVTTKDFTWNAGFNVSYNKVEITNLALVKGNNPIIQVGGISGGTGDMVQVHKVGYAPFTFFLYNQVYDKNGKPIEGAYIDHNGDSSITASDLVPNKSPNPKVTMGFNSSFSYKAWSLAFSVRANLGNYLYNNINSNFGTYANIAAPLYLTNATSDVLHTQFTQSQRMSDYYLENASFLRMDNLSIGYDFGKLIGKKVDLRATASAQNLFVITKYSGVDPEIYNGIDDKFYQRPRTFSLGINLGF; translated from the coding sequence ATGAAAAGAAGTATCCTGTTCAAACACGGATGGCTACTATGTTTTATGCTGATGTCCCTGTTCACCTATGCGCAATCGGGCAGCATCAGCGGGCGTGTGACCGACGACACCGGCCAGCCCCTTCCCGGCGCTACCATCGTGGTAGCAGGTACCATGAAAAATACCCAGACAGACGGTACCGGCAGCTATAAGCTCTCTGGCCTGGCTGTGGGCAACTTCACCCTGGAAGTACATTACATTGGCTATCATACCCTGCAACAACCGGTAACTGTTACAGGCGGCGCGCAAACCCTGGATCTGAAAATGCAGACAGACCAGCAGGGCCTCAATGAGGTAGTGGTAATTGGTTACGGTGCGGCCAAGAAATCGGACGTAACGGGCTCCATCACCACCATCAGCACCAAGGATTTTAATAAAGGAACGGTGACCACCCCGGATCAGCTGATCGTGGGTAAAGTGGCAGGTGTGGTGCTTACCAGCAATGGTGGCGCGCCAGGCGCCGGCAGCACCATCCGCATCCGCGGGGGCGCGTCCCTCAATGCGTCCAACGATCCGCTGATCGTAGTAGATGGGGTGCCTATCGATAATAATCAGATCGTAGGGGCTTCCAATATCCTGTCTTTCATCAACCCGAATGATATCGAATCCTTCAATATACTCAAGGATGCATCGGCTACTGCTATCTTCGGTTCCCGTGCATCTAACGGTGTGATCCTCATCACCACCAAGAAGGGCATCGCCAGCAAAAAGCTCAATGTAAACTTCAACACCGTAAACTCCCTGTCTGTAAAAGAAGGGGAAGTGAAAGTGCTGAGCGCAGACCAGTTCCGCACGGCGATCAAAGCGCACAATCCCAACCAGGCTTACCTGCTGGGCGATGCCAACACCAACTGGCAGGACGAGATTTACCAGAACGCTTTTGCGACGGATAATAACCTGAGCCTGAGCGGCGGCATCAAAAACCTGCCTTACCGCCTGGCACTGGGCTATACCAACCAGAATGGTATTCTCAGAACATCTAACCTGGACCGCCAGTCCGTCACGCTAAACCTGAATCCCAAATTCCTGGACAATCACCTGTCTGTAGATGTAAGCTTTAAAGGTGCTACACAAAAGACCCGTTTTGCAGACCAGGGCGCTGTGAATGCCGCGGTGACCTTTGATCCCACGCAACCGGTGTATAAGGCTGGAAGCCCCTTTGGTGGCTACTTTGAGTGGGTGGATACCAGCGCTGCGTCCGGCATTTCCAGCCTCGCTACGCGCAACCCCGTGAGTATGCTGGAACTGCAGCACAACCAGGCCCGCGTGAACCGCGCTATTGGCAACGTGAAACTGGACTACAGCATGCACTTCCTGCCGGAACTGCATGCAGTACTGAACCTGGGCGCTGATTATTCTGAAAGTAAAGGCACCAACACCTACCCTGCATACGCTGGTAACGCGGTGATCAATGGTGGCCAGTACATTGCCTACAGCCAGGCCAAACAGAACCAGCTGCTGGACTTTTACTTCAACTATGTAAAAGACCTGAAAGGCATCCGCAGCCACATTGACGCCACCGCCGGTTACTCTTACCAGGACTTCTGGTTGTCACAACCCGGTTATCCTACGCTGAATGCCAAGGGCGATACCGTTTCCACTACCCCGCAGCCGGTAAAAACACAGAACACTTTGCTGTCGTACTTTGGCCGTGTTACTTATTCCTATAACGATAAATATTTACTGACCGGAACGGTGCGCCGCGATGGCTCTTCCCGCTTCCGCCAGCACTGGGGTACTTTCCCGTCTGTGGCTTTTGCATGGCGCATTGCCCAGGAAGGTTTCCTGAAAGATTCAAAAGTATTGTCCGACCTGAAACTGCGCCTGGGTTATGGTATCACCGGCCAGCAGGACATCCTGGGTAATGACTATCCTTCCCTGCCGGTGTACACGCCGGGCGATAACACTGCTGCATACCAGTTTGGCAAGGACTTCATCACTACCCTGCGCCCAGAAGGGTATGATGCGAACATCAAGTGGGAGCAAACTACTACTTACAATGCCGGCCTGGATTTCGGTTTCCTGAATGGCCGCATTGCCGGTGCGATTGATTACTATACCAAAAAGACCAGTGACCTGATCAGCCAGGTAACGGTGGCTTCCGGTTCTAACCTGACGAACCAGATCTACACCAACGTAGGTAACATTACCACCAAGGGGCTTGAATTTACCGTGAATGCAGGTGTGGTAACCACTAAGGACTTCACCTGGAACGCCGGTTTCAACGTGAGCTACAACAAAGTAGAGATCACGAACCTGGCCCTGGTAAAGGGTAATAACCCCATCATCCAGGTGGGTGGTATTTCCGGTGGTACCGGTGATATGGTGCAGGTACATAAAGTAGGCTACGCGCCTTTTACTTTCTTCCTGTACAACCAGGTGTATGACAAGAACGGCAAGCCCATTGAAGGTGCTTACATTGATCATAACGGCGATAGCTCCATCACTGCTTCTGACCTGGTGCCCAATAAATCTCCTAACCCGAAAGTGACCATGGGCTTCAATTCCAGCTTTAGCTACAAAGCCTGGAGCCTGGCATTTTCCGTACGCGCAAACCTGGGTAACTACCTGTACAATAACATCAATTCCAACTTTGGTACTTACGCAAACATTGCAGCGCCGCTGTACCTGACCAACGCTACATCGGATGTACTGCACACCCAGTTCACCCAGTCACAGCGCATGTCTGACTACTACCTGGAAAATGCGTCTTTCCTGCGCATGGATAACCTGAGCATTGGCTACGACTTTGGTAAACTGATCGGCAAGAAAGTGGACCTGCGTGCCACCGCCAGCGCCCAGAACCTGTTTGTGATCACGAAGTATTCCGGCGTGGATCCTGAGATCTACAACGGTATTGATGACAAATTCTACCAGCGTCCGCGCACGTTCTCTTTGGGCATTAACCTGGGTTTCTAA
- a CDS encoding RagB/SusD family nutrient uptake outer membrane protein — protein MKTNNKRMKNWLVGGMIALTLGACTKDLNRTPLVGSTSASVYADFNNYKSVLAKLYAGFAISGQTGPAGKPDISGIDEGTSNYLRQYWQWEELPTDEALITWTDAGLQDLHNLDWTADNPFVRTMYQRIYYQISLCNEFIRETTDDKLAGNNITGDNLATAHVYVAEARFLRALSYWHAMDLYGNVPFVTEKDPVGAFTPKQASRKEVYAYVESELKAIEGTLVAARGNEYARVDQACAWTLLAKLYLNASVYIGEDHSTDVITYCNKVIAAGYSINLDSVNSYKNLFLADNNTMNNEVILPITFDGLETKSYGGMNFIIHGMIGGSMPSAAFGVNGGWGGMRVTPTFVSQFTDITGATDRRAMFWTDGQSREIPNDPTKDFKQGYALTKFRNVDRAGHQGHDATGNFVDTDFPMFRLADVYLMYAEAVLRGGGGGNAATALQYVNTLRQRAYHGTSGNITAGQLTLDFILAERSRELYWEATRRTDLIRFGKQTSAAYLWAWKGGTMNGAGVKDAYNILPIPSADLIANPNLVQNDGYK, from the coding sequence ATGAAAACGAATAATAAACGGATGAAGAACTGGTTGGTAGGAGGCATGATAGCGCTCACGCTGGGTGCCTGCACCAAAGACCTGAACCGTACGCCCCTGGTAGGTTCTACCTCCGCCAGTGTGTATGCAGATTTCAACAACTATAAAAGTGTGCTGGCAAAACTGTATGCAGGTTTTGCGATCAGTGGCCAGACCGGCCCTGCCGGCAAACCTGATATTTCCGGCATTGATGAAGGTACCTCTAACTACCTGCGCCAGTACTGGCAGTGGGAAGAGCTGCCCACGGATGAAGCCCTGATCACCTGGACAGACGCGGGTTTGCAAGACCTGCATAATCTGGACTGGACAGCAGACAACCCTTTTGTACGTACGATGTACCAGCGTATCTACTACCAGATCTCACTGTGCAATGAATTTATCCGGGAGACCACAGACGATAAGCTGGCTGGCAATAACATTACCGGTGATAACCTGGCTACCGCGCACGTGTACGTGGCAGAAGCCCGCTTCCTGCGCGCCCTGAGCTACTGGCATGCCATGGACCTGTACGGCAATGTGCCTTTTGTAACGGAGAAAGACCCGGTGGGCGCATTTACGCCCAAACAGGCCTCCCGCAAAGAAGTGTATGCCTATGTGGAGAGTGAGCTGAAAGCCATAGAAGGTACACTGGTGGCCGCCCGTGGCAATGAGTATGCCCGTGTGGACCAGGCCTGCGCCTGGACCCTGCTGGCCAAGTTGTACCTGAACGCTTCTGTGTACATTGGGGAAGACCATTCCACGGATGTGATCACCTATTGCAACAAGGTGATCGCAGCAGGTTACTCCATCAACCTGGATTCTGTGAACTCCTACAAGAACCTGTTCCTGGCAGACAATAACACCATGAACAATGAAGTGATCCTTCCCATTACGTTTGATGGCCTTGAAACCAAATCATACGGTGGCATGAACTTCATTATCCATGGTATGATCGGGGGTAGCATGCCTTCTGCTGCATTTGGTGTGAATGGCGGCTGGGGCGGCATGCGTGTTACGCCTACCTTCGTAAGCCAGTTCACCGACATCACCGGCGCTACAGACCGCCGCGCCATGTTCTGGACCGATGGACAGTCCCGCGAGATCCCGAACGATCCGACCAAGGATTTCAAACAGGGCTATGCGCTCACCAAGTTCCGCAACGTAGACCGCGCGGGCCATCAGGGACATGATGCTACCGGCAACTTTGTGGATACAGACTTCCCCATGTTCCGCCTGGCAGATGTATACCTGATGTATGCAGAAGCGGTGCTGCGCGGTGGCGGCGGTGGCAATGCGGCCACAGCCCTCCAATACGTGAACACCTTGCGCCAGCGCGCCTATCACGGCACGTCCGGCAACATTACAGCAGGCCAGCTTACCCTGGACTTTATCCTGGCCGAAAGAAGCCGTGAGCTGTATTGGGAAGCTACCCGCAGAACAGACCTGATCCGTTTTGGCAAGCAGACTTCCGCCGCTTACCTGTGGGCATGGAAAGGTGGCACCATGAATGGCGCCGGCGTAAAAGATGCCTACAACATCCTGCCCATCCCAAGTGCAGACCTGATCGCCAATCCCAACCTCGTGCAAAACGACGGCTACAAATAA